The Coffea arabica cultivar ET-39 chromosome 1e, Coffea Arabica ET-39 HiFi, whole genome shotgun sequence genome has a window encoding:
- the LOC113716369 gene encoding protein LIGHT-DEPENDENT SHORT HYPOCOTYLS 3-like has translation MMMDPFADIETSQSENATGNSNNSTSAGTSSSAASTPSRYENQKRRDWNTFGQYLKNHRPPLALSRCSGAHVLEFLRYLDQFGKTKVHTPICPFYGHPNPPAPCPCPLRQAWGSLDALIGRLRAAYEENGGRPEANPFGARAVRLYLREVRDLQSKARGISYEKKKRKRPSQQHLSAAAGAGAGSAAPAASVLDAIKAGVVL, from the exons ATGATGATGGATCCATTTGCAGATATAGAAACATCCCAGTCTGAGAACGCCACGGGCAACAGCAACAACAGCACATCTGCAGGAACATCCTCATCTGCTGCTTCCACTCCCAGCCGATACGAGAATCAGAAGCGCAGGGACTGGAACACTTTTGGGCAATATCTCAAAAACCACAGGCCTCCCCTCGCGCTTTCTCGCTGCAGCGGAGCTCATGTCCTTGAATTCCTTCGCTACCTGGACCAGTTTGGGAAAACCAAAGTCCATACCCCAATCTGTCCCTTCTACGGGCATCCCAACCCTCCAGCGCCTTGCCCTTGCCCACTTCGACAAGCTTGGGGAAGCCTTGATGCCCTCATTGGCCGCCTCCGGGCTGCATACGAAGAAAATGGAGGCAGGCCTGAAGCAAACCCTTTCGGAGCTCGAGCTGTGAGGCTCTACTTGCGCGAAGTTCGTGATCTGCAGTCCAAAGCCAGAGGGATAAGCTATGAGAAGAAGAAGCGCAAGCGCCCCTCGCAACAGCACTTGTCTGCAGCAGCAGGAGCGGGAGCAGGATCAGCAGCACCCGCAGCATCAG TTTTGGATGCTATTAAAGCTGGCGTGGTCTTGTGA
- the LOC113716377 gene encoding U-box domain-containing protein 4 isoform X2, translated as MQKFQHLKLSNHVNEVLQKITEGNIPSSEHLIPIIESLNLAPNQELLNECIALEKERMKAEDHKLNQSLEEINRIIVLLSHIRDIMVKLDNFESLDGIKIPPYFLCPLSVELMMDPVIVASGQTYERTSIKKWLDHGLNICPKTRQKLSHTNLIPNYTVKVLIANWCEEKKIKLPNPPDCLKCGSVTPQSENVNHVDNVQCNFEGGNSILESSVDARNDSEKKVDGSNGFCYEELHVCQAEKSDHSSTHSYVHSRSESTSSAVSSIDYLPSALPDLSRISNNHDNVSARLGDTVSDCSLSASNKNPESSPSLTGRHYHSSKTMAEMAVNGNHNPSRSLSLPSEARCNDLTSTSHVEKLIKDLKSQSTELQTAATAELRFLAKYNTENRIIIGNCGAIAPLISLLRSDVKTTQEHAVTALLNLSINEKIKALIAEEGALDPLIHVLRTGNAGAKENAAACLFSLSVLEEYRTKIGRSAAVRALVDLLGSGTVRGKKDAATALFNLSILHENKARIVQAGAVKYLVELLDPDREMVDKAVALLANLSTITEGCSAIAREGGIPSLVEIVDTGSQRGKENAASILLQLCINSPKYCRLVLQEGAVPPLVALSQSGTPRAKEKAQQLLSHFRSQREGAMGRGKS; from the exons atgcagaaatttcagcatttgAAGCTATCAAACCATGTAAACGAGGTGCTTCAAAAGATAACAGAAGGAAATATCCCTTCTTCTGAGCATCTTATTCCAATAATTGAGTCACTTAACTTGGCACCAAATCAGGAACTGCTGAATGAGTGTATTGCCCTGGAGAAGGAGAGAATGAAGGCTGAAGACCATAAACTGAATCAGAGCTTAGAAGAAATCAACCGTATCATTGTCCTATTGTCTCATATTCGAGATATAATGGTTAAACTTGACAACTTCGAGTCCTTAGATGGAATTAAGATCCCTCCCTACTTCCTTTGTCCTTTATCTGTAGAACTAATGATGGATCCAGTGATTGTGGCTTCTGGGCAAACCTATGAGAGGACTTCCATTAAAAAATGGCTTGATCATGGATTAAACATATGCCCTAAAACTCGTCAAAAACTGTCCCACACTAACCTTATCCCCAACTATACAGTTAAGGTTCTGATAGCAAATTGGTGTGAGGAGAAGAAAATAAAGCTTCCTAACCCTCCTGACTGCCTTAAGTGTGGATCGGTTACACCTCAGTCAGAGAATGTCAATCATGTGGATAATGTTCAATGTAATTTTGAAGGTGGGAATTCAATATTAGAATCTTCAGTTGACGCCCGAAATGATTCTGAAAAGAAGGTTGATGGTTCTAATGGATTCTGTTATGAGGAGCTGCATGTGTGTCAAGCTGAAAAGTCTGACCACTCCTCGACACACTCGTACGTCCACAGTAGGAGTGAATCAACATCAAGTGCTGTCTCTAGCATCGACTACCTGCCTTCAGCATTACCTGATTTATCTAGGATCTCAAATAATCATGATAATGTGAGTGCTAGATTAGGAGATACAGTGTCTGATTGCTCCCTATCTGCTTCGAATAAGAATCCTGAATCTTCTCCTTCTTTGACTGGAAGACACTACCACAGTTCCAAGACAATGGCTGAAATGGCTGTGAATGGAAATCATAATCCATCTAGATCACTATCACTTCCTTCTGAGGCTAGATGCAATGATCTGACCTCAACTTCTCATGTTGAAAAGCTCATTAAAGATTTGAAGAGTCAGTCAACTGAATTGCAAACTGCAGCTACAGCAGAATTGCGGTTTTTGGCGAAATATAACACTGAAAATCGTATTATCATTGGAAATTGTGGGGCTATTGCACCATTGATTTCATTGCTACGCTCGGATGTGAAGACAACCCAAGAGCATGCTGTCACTGCACTTCTAAATTTATCAATtaatgagaagattaaagccCTAATTGCAGAAGAAGGAGCCCTTGATCCACTAATACACGTTTTGAGGACTGGAAATGCTGGAGCAAAGGAGAATGCTGCTGCATGCCTTTTCAGTCTCTCAGTTTTGGAGGAGTACAGGACAAAGATTGGTCGTTCAGCTGCAGTTAGAGCGTTAGTTGATCTTCTAGGATCAGGTACTGTCAGAGGGAAGAAAGATGCTGCTACTGCCTTGTTTAACCTGTCTATTCTTCATGAAAACAAAGCTCGTATAGTCCAGGCTGGAGCTGTTAAATATCTTGTGGAGTTGCTGGACCCTGATAGAGAAATGGTTGATAAAGCTGTTGCTCTTCTTGCAAATTTGTCTACCATAACAGAGGGATGCTCAGCCATTGCTCGAGAAGGGGGAATACCCTCATTGGTCGAGATTGTGGACACAGGCTCTCAGCGGGGAAAGGAGAATGCTGCTTCAATCCTGTTGCAACTGTGCATAAACAGTCCAAAGTATTGTCGGCTTGTTTTGCAAGAAGGAGCTGTCCCGCCTCTTGTTGCATTGTCTCAGTCTGGCACTccaagagcaaaagaaaag GCACAGCAGCTTCTGAGCCACTTCCGCAGTCAGCGGGAAGGTGCTATGGGTAGAGGAAAGTCATGA